One genomic segment of Marinitoga piezophila KA3 includes these proteins:
- a CDS encoding MarR family winged helix-turn-helix transcriptional regulator, with amino-acid sequence MFDFEDYTFFNPSPNFRELMILQIISQNEKVSQEMIARSVGIVPSMVNRYLKDFEDKKYIIKTGGNRRNMNYEITHDGKKRLQFLTVSFINEVSKIYSETKKSFNKVLNKIEDMGYKNILLYGAGVVGGIVLKVLTGENINVIGFIDDSISKQGDKIHGINIYSPEEVKNMDYDMIIIASFRHSEDILKNARENELSNIYIFNIDETGNVSLEKGE; translated from the coding sequence ATGTTTGATTTTGAAGACTATACATTTTTTAATCCATCTCCTAATTTCAGGGAGTTAATGATTTTACAGATAATTTCGCAAAATGAAAAGGTATCTCAGGAAATGATAGCCAGAAGCGTAGGGATAGTTCCTTCAATGGTAAACCGATATTTAAAAGATTTTGAAGATAAGAAATATATAATAAAAACTGGCGGAAACAGAAGAAATATGAATTATGAAATTACGCACGATGGGAAAAAGAGGCTGCAATTTTTGACCGTTTCCTTTATAAACGAAGTTTCAAAAATATATTCTGAGACGAAGAAATCATTTAATAAAGTTCTTAACAAAATTGAAGATATGGGGTATAAGAATATATTATTATACGGTGCAGGAGTTGTTGGAGGAATAGTATTAAAGGTATTAACCGGAGAAAATATAAACGTAATAGGGTTTATAGATGATTCTATTTCAAAACAGGGGGATAAAATACATGGAATAAACATATATTCTCCAGAAGAAGTGAAAAATATGGATTATGACATGATTATAATAGCTTCATTTAGACATTCTGAGGATATTTTAAAAAATGCGAGAGAAAATGAATTATCAAATATATATATTTTTAATATTGATGAAACAGGTAATGTTTCATTGGAGAAAGGGGAGTAA
- a CDS encoding DegT/DnrJ/EryC1/StrS family aminotransferase, whose translation MKIPLFDMTRQYEKIREEVLETLDNIFKTGKVILGPHVKALEEELAEYAGTKYAIGVANGSDALFLSVRALNIGEGDYVITTPYTFFATASCITRNGAKPIFVDVEEKYYNMDLNKVEEILKNHPEREKIKAIIPVHLFGKTIDLERLQYFKEKYGVYIIEDGAQSIGSMWKGKKGFSVGDLSITSFFPTKNLGGYGDGGMVFTNNEELATRVRKLRVHGAAKKYYHDEVGFNSRLDEVQAAILRIKLKHLDEYIENRIKIAKKYDELFKAYKLEKYVEYPGVFEDKSHVYHQYVITLKKGNRDELREYLTEKGIGTSIYYPKGLHEQKCFEYLGYKKGDFPITEKATETTLALPIFPELTENEVEYIVESIKEYFNN comes from the coding sequence ATGAAAATTCCATTATTTGATATGACAAGGCAATATGAAAAAATAAGGGAAGAAGTTTTGGAGACTCTTGATAATATTTTTAAAACAGGAAAGGTAATTTTAGGACCACATGTAAAAGCTCTTGAAGAAGAATTGGCAGAATATGCAGGGACAAAATATGCAATAGGTGTTGCAAATGGCTCTGATGCATTATTTTTATCTGTGAGGGCTTTAAATATTGGAGAAGGTGATTATGTAATTACTACACCATATACATTTTTTGCAACAGCAAGCTGTATAACAAGAAATGGAGCAAAGCCTATATTTGTTGATGTTGAAGAAAAGTATTACAACATGGATTTAAATAAGGTAGAAGAAATTTTGAAAAATCATCCAGAAAGGGAAAAAATAAAGGCAATAATACCCGTTCATCTTTTTGGTAAAACAATAGATCTTGAAAGACTTCAATATTTCAAAGAAAAATATGGAGTTTATATAATCGAAGACGGTGCACAGTCCATAGGTTCCATGTGGAAGGGCAAAAAAGGATTTTCTGTTGGAGATTTAAGCATTACATCATTCTTCCCTACCAAAAACCTTGGAGGTTATGGTGATGGAGGAATGGTATTTACCAATAATGAAGAGTTAGCAACAAGAGTAAGAAAATTAAGAGTACACGGTGCAGCAAAAAAATACTATCATGATGAAGTAGGATTTAATTCAAGGCTTGATGAAGTGCAGGCAGCAATATTGAGAATAAAATTAAAACATCTTGATGAGTACATAGAAAATAGAATAAAAATAGCTAAAAAATATGATGAGTTATTTAAAGCATATAAATTAGAAAAATATGTAGAGTATCCAGGAGTATTTGAAGATAAATCTCATGTCTATCATCAATATGTAATAACGCTTAAAAAAGGTAATAGAGACGAGTTAAGAGAATATTTAACAGAAAAAGGCATAGGAACATCTATTTATTATCCGAAGGGATTACATGAACAGAAATGTTTTGAATATCTTGGTTATAAAAAAGGAGATTTTCCAATAACAGAAAAAGCAACAGAAACTACATTGGCATTGCCTATATTCCCTGAACT